From a region of the Micropterus dolomieu isolate WLL.071019.BEF.003 ecotype Adirondacks linkage group LG21, ASM2129224v1, whole genome shotgun sequence genome:
- the cdc14b gene encoding dual specificity protein phosphatase CDC14B isoform X6 yields MGSKSQSITLSRKKIVFYTCGDQKKQVNAAYLIGSYAVMNLNMMPEDAYSLLVSRNSTYIPFRDASFGTCMYNLNILDCLRAVHKALQYGWLDFSNFDVEEYEHYERAENGDLNWIIPGKFLAFSGPHPKSKIENGYPLHAPEAYIPYFRNHNITTIIRLNKKMYDARRFTESGFEHQDLFFVDGSTPNDSIVRKFLNICENAEGAIAVHCKAGLGRTGTLIGCYMMKHYRLTAAEAIAWIRICRPGSIIGPQQNFVEEKQNSLWAEGDVFREKMQNERENGKVAVTRILSGVDDITINGSNKNRSSKKEEMELYNDEEDRNGLTQGDKLRALKSKRQARSSSGSLSQEENKIHTRSSSQSLSTVILQASVQDCMASVHPLALSDHSDSRKRTRTSLPANGVGGSSLCHTRLVRSLGNLHVVAGERDPMCCEPCGSHRDAASATANTGTLINLNMARVHLQAHCLQRM; encoded by the exons ATGGGAAGCAAAAGCCAG TCCATTACACTGTCAAGGAAGAAAATCGTGTTTTATACCTGTGGAGATCAGAAGAAACAAGTCAATGCTGCCTACCTAATTGGCTCATATGCA GTAATGAATCTAAACATGATGCCAGAGGATGCCTACAGTCTCCTGGTGTCAAGGAATTCAACATATATTCCATTCAG AGATGCTTCGTTTGGAACCTGCATGTACAATCTGAACATCCTCGATTGCCTTCGTGCCGTACACAAG GCTCTGCAGTACGGCTGGCTCGACTTCTCTAACTTTGACGTGGAAGAATATGAGCATTATGAGAGAGCAGAAAATGGAGACTTGAACTGGATCATTCCAGGAAAGTTCCTTGCGTTCAGTGGGCCTCATCCAAAAAGCAAAATAGAGAATG GCTACCCTTTGCATGCTCCAGAGGCCTACATCCCATACTTCAGGAATCATAACATCACCACTATCATCCGACTCAACAAGAAGATGTACGATGCCAGGCGGTTCACAGAGTCTGGCTTTGAGCATCAAGATCTGTTCTTTGTGGACGGGAGTACACCAAACGACTCCATCGTCAGAAAGTTCCTCAACATCTGTGAGAATGCAGAAGGAGCCATTGCTGTCCACTGCAAAG ctGGTCTGGGGAGGACTGGAACCCTGATTGGCTGCTATATGATGAAGCATTACCGCCTGACTGCTGCAGAAGCCATTGCCTGGATACGGATCTGCCGACCAGGATCCATCATTGGACCTCAgcagaactttgttgaaga GAAGCAGAACAGTCTGTGGGCGGAGGGAGATGTTTTCCGGGAGAAGATGCAAAATGAGCGTGAGAATGGCAAGGTGGCTGTAACCAGGATCCTGTCTGGAGTGGATGACATAACCATCAATGGGAGCAACAAGAACAGGTCATCCAAGAAAGAAGAAATGGAACTG tacaATGATGAAGAGGACAGAAATGGCCTTACACAGGGTGATAAACTGCGAGCCCTGAAGAGCAAGAGGCAGGCCAGATCGTCCTCGGGTTCACTATC ACAAGAAGAGAATAAGATTCACACCAGGTCATCATCACAGTCACTAAG CACGGTCATCTTGCAGGCCAGTGTTCAGGACTGTATGGCCAGCGTCCACCCCTTGGCTCTGTCTGATCACTCGGATAGCAGGAAGAGGACCAGAACCTCACTGCCAGCCAACGGAGTAGGAGGAAG CTCCCTGTGCCACACCAGACTGGTCAGGTCCCTAGGCAACTTGCATGTAGTGGCTGGCGAAAGAGACCCAATGTGTTGTGAGCCATGTGGCAGCCATAGAGACGCAGCCAGTGCCACAGCCAACACAGGCACTCTCATCAACTTAAACATGGCAAGGGTCCACCTGCAG GCGCACTGTCTCCAGAGGATGTAA